The Zalophus californianus isolate mZalCal1 chromosome 7, mZalCal1.pri.v2, whole genome shotgun sequence genome includes a region encoding these proteins:
- the CDSN gene encoding corneodesmosin: MGSSRASRTGRVGGRGTLALLLAALLLPGALAKSIGTFSDPCKDARITSPGDPCLTGKSGSSSFSGHSGSSSSSSSISSSSGSAGGSAGGPSGSGGSSVAQGGSSGSSLSKPGTGYSQISYSSGSISSQSGSSSSQPGSDSALPTSDDSSQLSSSRSRGGSSSSVSQSSWISSSSGQRVNSNLHPCSSDVSDSPCSGGPVVSHSGSYISSSHSVSGGQRPVVVVVEQHGSGGPGGVQGAPCRSGGLLGKPCPPITSVDKSYGSYEVVGGSSDSYLVPGMTYSGGKIYPVGYFTKDNPVKGSPGVPSFAAGPPISEGKYFSSNPIIPSHSSSSSNIYQSGASSAIVFQPVGSGGVQPCGVGSKGPCSLSSSGAHSSSSISSSSSFHPCGGVSQGPCSPPGTGSFSGTSSSQASGKIILQPCGSKSSSSGHRCISVSSSTLSGGPDGSPQPDPSAGARPCGSNSSGKLPCRSIRDILTQVKPLGPQLADPEVFLPQGESLDSP, from the exons ATGGGCTCCTCGCGGGCATCCCGGACGGGGCGTGTGGGAGGGCGAGGAACGTTGGCCCTGCTGCTGGCCGCTCTCCTCCTGCCAG GGGCCTTGGCTAAGAGCATCGGGACCTTCTCAGACCCCTGCAAGGACGCGCGTATCACCTCCCCCGGAGACCCCTGTCTCACTGGGAAGAGTGGTTCCAGTAGCTTCAGCGGCCACAGTGGCTCCAGCAGTTCCAGCAGCTCCATTTCCAGTTCCAGTGGCTCTGCTGGTGGCTCTGCTGGTGGCCCCAGTGGTTCTGGTGGCTCCAGTGTCGCCCAGGGTGGTTCTTCAGGATCTTCGTTATCTAAGCCAGGAACAGGGTATTCCCAGATCAGCTACTCCTCCGGATCCATCTCCTCTCAGTCGGGCAGCAGCAGCTCCCAACCAGGATCTGATTCAGCTCTACCAACCAGTGATGATTCTTCCCAATTAAGCTCTTCCCGGTCTCGAGGCGGCTCGAGCTCATCTGTTTCCCAAAGCTCTTGGATATCCAGCAGCAGTGGCCAAAGGGTCAACTCTAACTTACACCCCTGTAGTTCAGATGTCTCTGACTCTCCCTGCAGTGGGGGGCCTGTTGTCTCCCACTCTGGCTCCTACATCTCCAGCTCCCATTCCGTGTCGGGAGGTCAAAggccagtggtggtggtggtggagcaGCATGGCTCTGGCGGCCCTGGAGGGGTTCAGGGTGCCCCCTGTAGAAGTGGTGGCCTTCTAGGCAAGCCCTGCCCCCCCATCACCTCTGTAGACAAGTCCTATGGCAGCTATGAAGTGGTGGGTGGCTCTTCTGACAGTTATCTGGTCCCAGGCATGACCTACAGTGGGGGCAAAATCTACCCTGTGGGCTACTTCACCAAAGATAACCCTGTCAAAGGCTCTCCAGGTGTCCCTTCCTTTGCAGCTGGGCCCCCCATCTCGGAGGGCAAATACTTCTCCAGCAACCCCATCATCCCCAGCCACAGCTCTTCTAGTTCCAACATCTACCAGTCGGGAGCTTCCTCAGCCATTGTGTTCCAGCCAGTGGGCTCTGGTGGGGTCCAGCCCTGCGGAGTTGGCTCTAAGGGGCCCTGCTCCCTCTCGAGTTCTGGAGCCCACAGCAGTTCTAGCATCTCCAGTAGTTCATCCTTCCATCCCTGTGGTGGTGTTTCACAGGGGCCCTGTTCCCCACCGGGCACTGGCTCCTTCAGCGGCACCTCCAGCTCCCAAGCCAGCGGCAAAATCATCCTTCAGCCTTGTGGTAGCAAGTCCAGCTCTTCTGGTCACCGTTGCatttctgtctcctcctccaCATTGAGTGGGGGTCCTGATGGCTCTCCCCAACCTGATCCTTCAGCTGGTGCCAGGCCTTGTGGCTCCAACAGCTCCGGAAAGCTCCCCTGCCGCTCCATCCGGGACATCCTGACCCAAGTAAAGCCTCTGGGGCCCCAGCTAGCTGACCCTGAAGTTTTCCTACCCCAGGGAGAGTCACTTGACAGTCCATAA
- the C7H6orf15 gene encoding LOW QUALITY PROTEIN: uncharacterized protein C6orf15 homolog (The sequence of the model RefSeq protein was modified relative to this genomic sequence to represent the inferred CDS: inserted 1 base in 1 codon), giving the protein MQGCTVGSRVPLGLLLLICLHLPAFFARSIGAVEGKVLQHLGANLPLLEQPSLPSHSNSELPQPKPDPGPNDLTRVPLKPNASPSAGFQPAGGSGAQRWPPTEGLPSLDSWASXEWQMMAAAAEDHVGDVLPEKWSYLSGVVALPLGSSPLPAGPSARSTSPIPEAAPLYQDSKSRRSPHSNVLGAQRDILVQYPPSFINRIRQPLLPGHPWGTLNPGVSWGGGGPGTGWGMRPMPHPVGIWGINNQYPSTSWGDINRYPGGSWGNIHLRPGINNQFPSRVLRPTGSSWNIPAGLPSPPNPGSQWG; this is encoded by the exons ATGCAGGGCTGCACGGTGGGGAGCAGGGTTCCTCTGGGTCTGCTTCTTCTGATCTGTCTTCATCTCCCAG cCTTCTTTGCCCGAAGCATTGGTGCCGTGGAGGGGAAAGTTCTCCAACACTTGGGCGCCAACTTGCCTCTGCTTGAACAACCTTCCTTGCCCAGCCACTCCAACTCTGAACTTCCTCAGCCCAAACCGGACCCTGGGCCAAATGATTTAACAAGGGTTCCTTTGAAGCCCAATGCTTCTCCATCAGCTGGCTTCCAACCTGCAGGTGGTTCTGGGGCTCAGAGATGGCCCCCAACTGAGGGGCTGCCCTCCCTGGATTCCTGGGCCT GGGAATGGCAGATGATGGCTGCTGCCGCTGAGGACCACGTGGGGGATGTGCTGCCTGAAAAGTGGTCTTACCTTTCTGGTGTTGTCGCCCTCCCTCTGGGCAGCAGTCCTTTGCCTGCAGGGCCCTCTGCACGATCCACAAGCCCCATACCTGAGGCTGCACCCCTTTACCAGGACTCCAAGTCTAGACGGTCGCCTCATTCTAATGTGCTGGGAGCCCAGAGAGACATCCTTGTCCAATACCCACCCTCTTTTATTAACAGGATTCGGCAGCCACTTCTGCCTGGACACCCCTGGGGAACCCTGAATCCAGGAGTGTCCTGGGGAGGTGGAGGTCCTGGAACTGGATGGGGAATGAGGCCCATGCCACACCCTGTGGGAATCTGGGGTATCAATAATCAATACCCAAGTACTAGCTGGGGGGATATTAACCGGTATCCAGGAGGCAGCTGGGGGAATATTCACCTACGACCAGGTATTAATAATCAATTTCCTTCCAGAGTTCTCCGTCCTACTGGCTCTTCTTGGAACATTCCAGCTGGCCTCCCCAGTCCTCCAAACCCTGGGTCACAGTGGGGTTAG